The following are from one region of the Litorilinea aerophila genome:
- a CDS encoding amino acid permease, which produces MSQPQTELSRDLSLFDVTMIGVGAMIGAGIFVLTGIAAGAAGPALILAFALNGIITLFTAMVYAELGSAIPEAGGGYLWVREGLPGPNAFLAGWMSWFAHAVAGSLYALGFGSYLVLVFSELGMLPASLDTPWFHKVVAVAIILIFVAINFRGVSETGTAGNIVTVLKVVVLGIFIVSGLWAIYRHPIYLDKFQNFAPNGWIGILSAMGLTFIAFEGYEIIVQTGEEVKNPRQTLPRAVFLSLAIVIPIYILVAFVAVGAVNPDTNIPTYQWLAEHAELGVAEAARQFMPLGTVLLLIGGLLSTMSALNATTFSSTRVSFAMGRDRNLPNLFAAIHPRTRTPYQALMVSGALITFMAVAIPIEDVAAAADIMFLLLFLQVNLAAITLRNKYGDRLHYGYLTPFFPVIPILGVVTELFLAVFMFHYSAVAWYFTGAWILIGLGIYYFYARKRLEARTRTPIMRAERRTVPQPEKGYAVLVPIANPDSLPVLLRPAIQAARENDGYVLLLHVVTVPPQLPLSAGRRYVEQSRALTDQALQMVEDEGVEGEVLVRIAHQPAQAIIQTARERQVRLLIMGWRGRSRNPNTYIGSNIDTIIHQVNCQVMVVQQTPPPPFNRFLVPIADPLQTPYALAAVHLLADPRFSEVDVVHVFAPGTEQARREALLGEIQAQIDAYRQAHPGLDDMRISLRGVEGSNVLDVLVQAARKHDCVILGATRESWLRQQIFGNLPARLAGQLETSVVLVRPQTGPVGFGLARLLHYVRGGYRIIEPTSAQELQEQGILAPQPIHNPEDLHTAVNKKSLLGAGLLGLLSVLLMYWGDGSGFTWLGVGIYLLCLFWFTWSSVRGILAAT; this is translated from the coding sequence ATGTCACAGCCCCAAACCGAACTGAGCCGGGACCTCTCCCTGTTCGACGTCACCATGATCGGCGTCGGCGCCATGATCGGCGCCGGCATCTTCGTGTTGACCGGCATCGCCGCCGGCGCGGCGGGGCCGGCCCTCATCCTGGCCTTTGCCCTCAACGGCATCATCACCCTCTTCACCGCCATGGTCTACGCTGAGCTGGGCTCGGCCATCCCCGAGGCCGGCGGCGGATACCTGTGGGTGCGGGAAGGGCTGCCGGGTCCCAACGCCTTCCTGGCCGGCTGGATGAGCTGGTTTGCCCACGCGGTGGCCGGCAGCCTCTACGCCCTGGGCTTCGGCTCCTACCTGGTGCTGGTCTTTTCCGAGCTGGGGATGCTGCCCGCCAGCCTGGACACCCCCTGGTTCCACAAGGTGGTGGCGGTGGCCATCATCCTCATCTTTGTGGCCATCAACTTCCGGGGCGTCTCCGAGACGGGCACGGCCGGCAACATCGTCACCGTGCTCAAGGTGGTGGTCCTGGGCATCTTCATCGTCAGCGGCCTGTGGGCCATCTACCGCCACCCCATCTACCTGGACAAGTTCCAGAACTTTGCCCCCAACGGCTGGATCGGCATCCTGAGCGCCATGGGGCTGACCTTCATCGCCTTCGAAGGCTACGAGATCATTGTCCAGACCGGCGAGGAGGTGAAGAACCCCCGCCAGACCCTGCCCCGGGCGGTCTTCCTCTCCCTGGCCATCGTCATTCCCATCTACATCCTGGTGGCCTTTGTGGCGGTGGGCGCCGTGAACCCGGACACGAATATCCCCACCTACCAGTGGCTGGCGGAACACGCGGAGCTGGGCGTGGCCGAGGCGGCGCGCCAGTTCATGCCCCTGGGGACGGTGCTGCTCCTGATCGGCGGCCTCCTCTCCACCATGAGCGCGCTCAACGCCACCACCTTCTCCTCCACCCGGGTCTCCTTTGCCATGGGCCGGGACCGGAACCTGCCCAACCTCTTCGCGGCCATCCATCCCCGCACCCGCACGCCATACCAGGCCCTGATGGTAAGCGGCGCCCTGATCACCTTCATGGCCGTGGCCATCCCCATTGAGGATGTGGCCGCGGCTGCGGACATCATGTTCCTGCTCCTCTTCCTCCAGGTGAACCTGGCGGCCATCACCCTGCGCAACAAGTACGGCGACCGGCTTCACTACGGCTACCTGACCCCCTTCTTCCCGGTCATTCCCATCCTGGGCGTGGTGACCGAGCTTTTCCTGGCTGTCTTCATGTTCCACTATTCGGCCGTGGCCTGGTACTTCACCGGCGCCTGGATCTTGATCGGCCTGGGCATCTACTACTTCTACGCCCGCAAGCGGCTGGAAGCTCGCACCCGGACGCCCATCATGCGGGCCGAGCGGCGCACGGTTCCCCAGCCGGAAAAGGGCTACGCCGTTCTGGTGCCCATCGCCAACCCCGATTCCCTGCCGGTGCTCCTGCGGCCGGCCATCCAGGCCGCCCGGGAAAACGACGGCTACGTGCTGCTGCTGCACGTGGTGACGGTGCCGCCCCAGTTGCCCCTCTCCGCCGGCCGCCGCTACGTGGAGCAGAGCCGGGCCCTCACCGACCAGGCGCTCCAGATGGTGGAGGACGAAGGCGTGGAGGGAGAGGTCCTGGTGCGCATCGCCCATCAGCCGGCCCAGGCCATCATCCAGACGGCCCGGGAGCGCCAGGTCCGGCTGCTGATCATGGGCTGGCGGGGGCGCAGTCGGAATCCCAACACCTACATCGGCAGCAACATCGACACCATCATCCACCAGGTCAACTGCCAGGTCATGGTGGTGCAGCAGACACCGCCGCCGCCCTTCAACCGCTTCCTGGTGCCCATTGCGGATCCTCTGCAGACGCCCTACGCCCTGGCGGCCGTCCACCTCCTGGCCGATCCCCGCTTCAGCGAGGTGGATGTGGTCCACGTCTTCGCTCCGGGCACGGAGCAGGCCCGGCGGGAGGCGCTCCTGGGCGAGATCCAGGCCCAGATCGACGCCTATCGCCAGGCCCACCCCGGGCTGGATGACATGCGCATCAGCCTGCGGGGCGTGGAGGGTAGCAACGTGCTGGACGTGCTGGTCCAGGCCGCGCGCAAGCACGACTGCGTGATCCTGGGCGCAACCCGGGAGAGCTGGCTGAGGCAGCAGATCTTTGGCAACCTGCCGGCCCGGTTGGCGGGGCAGCTGGAGACCTCGGTGGTGCTGGTACGCCCCCAGACTGGGCCGGTGGGCTTTGGCCTGGCCCGCCTGCTCCACTACGTCCGGGGGGGCTATCGCATCATCGAGCCGACTTCGGCGCAGGAGCTGCAGGAGCAGGGCATCCTGGCGCCCCAGCCCATCCACAACCCGGAAGACCTGCATACTGCGGTGAACAAGAAGAGTCTGCTGGGGGCGGGGCTGTTGGGCCTGCTGTCGGTGCTCCTCATGTACTGGGGAGACGGAAGTGGCTTCACCTGGCTGGGCGTGGGAATCTACCTGCTCTGTCTCTTCTGGTTCACGTGGAGCTCGGTGCGGGGAATCCTGGCCGCCACCTGA
- a CDS encoding mannonate dehydratase encodes MSEGMRIGVGQFSELTDEMLVYIQQLGARDFLMNTPKLPGEQEWAYEDLRALRERAEGAGLRLMALENVPVHFYDKVMLGLPGRDEQIQHMANTIRNMGRAGIPILGYHWMPSRVWRTPEPATLRGGARATRFNLAEHDPNQLTHGRVYTAEEMWDNYVYYLERILPVAEEAGVTLALHPDDPPVPMLGGVARIFHSFEGFKRAMDTFDSPNHGLDFCIGCWSEMGGMETVLQGIRYFGPRGKIVYVHFRDVQGTATCFNECFLGEGNLDTLAVMMALKEAGFTGFIIDDHVPQMINDTPWGHRGRAFATGYLTALIEVVQKLPLAQH; translated from the coding sequence GTTGGTCTACATCCAGCAGTTGGGGGCCCGGGATTTCCTGATGAACACTCCCAAGTTGCCCGGCGAGCAGGAGTGGGCCTATGAGGACCTGCGGGCCCTGCGGGAGCGGGCCGAGGGGGCCGGGCTGCGCCTCATGGCCCTGGAGAATGTCCCGGTGCACTTCTACGACAAGGTCATGCTGGGGCTGCCCGGCCGAGACGAGCAGATCCAGCACATGGCCAACACCATCCGCAACATGGGCCGGGCCGGCATCCCCATCCTGGGTTACCACTGGATGCCCAGCCGGGTGTGGCGCACGCCCGAGCCGGCCACCCTGCGGGGCGGCGCCCGGGCCACCCGCTTCAACCTGGCCGAACACGACCCCAACCAGTTGACCCACGGCCGGGTGTACACCGCCGAGGAGATGTGGGACAACTACGTCTACTATCTGGAGCGGATCCTCCCGGTGGCCGAGGAGGCCGGCGTCACCCTGGCCCTCCATCCGGACGACCCGCCGGTGCCCATGCTGGGCGGCGTGGCCCGCATCTTCCATAGCTTTGAAGGGTTCAAGCGGGCCATGGATACCTTCGACAGCCCCAACCATGGCCTGGACTTCTGCATCGGCTGCTGGTCGGAGATGGGCGGCATGGAGACGGTGCTGCAGGGGATTCGCTACTTTGGCCCCCGGGGCAAGATCGTCTACGTCCACTTCCGGGATGTGCAGGGCACGGCCACCTGCTTCAACGAGTGCTTCCTGGGCGAAGGCAACCTGGATACCCTGGCGGTCATGATGGCCCTGAAGGAGGCCGGCTTCACCGGCTTCATCATCGACGACCACGTGCCCCAGATGATCAACGACACGCCGTGGGGACACCGGGGCCGGGCCTTCGCCACCGGTTACCTCACCGCACTTATCGAGGTCGTCCAGAAGCTTCCCCTGGCCCAGCACTGA